The following coding sequences lie in one Crassostrea angulata isolate pt1a10 chromosome 10, ASM2561291v2, whole genome shotgun sequence genomic window:
- the LOC128164759 gene encoding uncharacterized protein LOC128164759 gives MTDTETTRYLNNLRQLGTFAGQESILALSRVLNLNILVTIGGDSQNPVVNTLEHNFHNSGNIIHLVWTRAGGGHYESVIENPALKEHTAPTGSSQNTASVSDNNTGKSSYNWRSDAKTCKPFSLDVLEDIKSHKVQNQNTEHSYGREYVDKGDSSRSQTKCPRCNRSFYNKATMMRHQKLAHEKENGQKILCSISTCALKFHNVDTLVDHLRNFHGACIDVESLTFESIDLFEQFKEQESIKIHSRYVKQRKNKVNKDGSQSYTLVCHRDGVKRIHLKKGKSYLGKRKENIKGSCKIQKLCPSRMSVKVKSDGSVQVKYIKSHTHSLSFEESKFLPLPDSVKSEICTMLALKIPINTILDRIRENVGERNERDDLSKLKYYHLLDRKTIHNLKKTIVDSSVMRHSDDATSTFLKVNELRNEIYNPVLVYKQQNIDDPLTGLQKEDFMLAIMTKQQLAMFKKFASLILCMDSTHKTNVYSFKLITLLVLDEFRHGYPVAFCVSNRESEDVISVFLNSVKMKSPNTKVNILMTDDDNSGIVEKTSGI, from the exons ATGACTGACACAGAAACTACCAGGTATCTAAATAATTTAAGACAATTAGGAACATTTGCTGGGCAGGAATCCATACTAGCTTTATCAAGAGTGTTAAATTTGAACATACTTGTAACTATAGGAGGGGATTCTCAAAATCCAGTGGTTAATACTTTAGAACACAATTTTCACAACTCAGGTAATATTATTCATTTGGTTTGGACACGGGCTGGGGGTGGGCATTATGAATCAGTAATAGAAAATCCAGCATTAAAGGAACACACAGCTCCAACTGGGTCATCGCAAAACACTGCCAGTGTTTCAGACAATAATACGGGTAAAAGCAGTTACAATTGGAGATCTGATGCCAAAACTTGCAAACCTTTTAGTTTAGATGTGCTGGAAGATATTAAAAGCCACAAAGTACAGAATCAAAATACTGAACATTCATATGGTAGAGAGTATGTTGACAAAGGTGATAGTTCAAGGTCTCAGACAAAATGCCCTAGGTGCAATAGAAGTTTTTACAACAAAGCAACTATGATGCGTCACCAAAAGTTGGCTCATGAGAAAGAAAATGGCCAAAAAATATTGTGTTCTATATCCACATGTGCTTTGAAGTTTCATAATGTGGATACATTAGTTGATCACCTTCGAAATTTTCATGGAGcatgtatagatgttgaaagTCTAACTTTTGAAagtattgatttatttgaacaGTTTAAAGAGCAGGAGAGTATTAAAATACACAGCAGATATGTAAAGCAGCGgaaaaataaagtaaacaaaGATGGCAGTCAGTCCTATACTCTTGTGTGTCACAGGGATGGGGTCAAACGTATTCACTTAAAAAAGGGTAAAAGTTATTTAGGAAAACgcaaagaaaatatcaaaggGTCTTGCAAAATTCAGAAATTGTGTCCTTCGAGGATGTCGGTTAAAGTTAAGTCAGATGGATCTGTTCAGGTAAAGTATATCAAATCGCATACACACTCATTGTCCTTTGAAGAAAGCAAATTTTTGCCTTTACCAGATTCTGTCAAGTCCGAGATTTGTACAATGTTAGCCCTGAAAATACCAATAAACACTATACTTGACAGAATACGAGAAAATGTAGGTGAACGCAACGAACGTGACGACTTAAGTAAATTAAAATACTATCATTTGTTGGATAGGAAAACTattcacaatttaaagaaaactatTGTTGACTCATCTGTAATGAGACATTCTGACGATGCAACTTCAACCTTTTTGAAAGTTAAtgaattaagaaatgaaatttacaatCCAGTATTAGTGTACAAACAGCAGAACATTGACGATCCATTGACAGGTCTACAGAAGGAAGATTTTATGCTTGCAATAATGACTAAACAACAGCttgcaatgtttaaaaaatttgctTCACTTATACTTTGTATGGATTCAACCCACAAGACAAatgtttattcttttaaattgataacTCTCTTGGTTTTAGATGAATTTAGGCATGGTTATCCTGTGGCATTTTGTGTTAGCAATAGAGAGAGTGAGGATGTAATCTCTGTCTTTTTGAACTCAGTCAAAATGAAATCTCCTAATACTAAAGTTAATATACTGATGACAGATGACGACAATTCAG GAATTGTTGAGAAAACTTCAGGAATCTAA
- the LOC128166697 gene encoding uncharacterized protein LOC128166697 produces MFVESFHNQLKTIYFEGKRNRRIDVLVDTLLQIEKNLFMTRLRRLSYNLPSGENINNFNRHQRSLEIDDSCIFQISDFFFTVTSFDSTYDIKKLVDICSEKYCFNKCKTFPCIDLCKHLFSCSCLDYKNGHVCKHLHKIHAFANLNSHKDHPSNANTDFSSKQYASSRDTDSSTSTRDCTELKIQHIEQKLNTIAEKIKNNPSVQNHRLDNILSALDHIIAANEGSNQIHNSMKDFKKTEKISSNAKNLLQPRFRPTVKKPGRIPKPRLRKPTEEEMRNLLPNVSGSSQDSTVPVSLPGPYVAPYPPLRLVPPTTNTLPTQPAPQQSVFSVETGLGQPTWMRVPPSMLGRRIVTTINGKKQVIVFTREDQRNDPADKDGV; encoded by the exons ATGTTTGTAGAAAGTTTTCACAATCAActtaaaactatatattttgAAGGAAAACGCAATAGACGGATTGATGTTTTGGTTGATACCCTcttacaaattgaaaaaaatctgttcATGACAAGACTTCGTCGTTTAAGTTATAATTTGCCCTCTggtgaaaatattaataattttaatcgTCATCAGAGAAGTTTAGAAATTGATGATTCCTGTATTTTTCAAATCagtgactttttttttacagttactTCATTTGATTCAACGTATGACATAAAGAAACTAGTTGACATATGCAGTGAGAAGTATTGCTTCAACAAGTGTAAAACATTTCCTTGCATCGACCTTTGTAAACATCTTTTTTCATGCTCCTGTCTGGATTACAAAAATGGTCATGTTTGTAAACATTTGcacaaaatacatgcatttgCCAACCTTAATTCACATAAAGATCATCCATCTAATGCCAATACAGACTTTTCGTCAAAACAATATGCAAGTAGCAGGGACACTGATTCTTCAACATCTACACGTGATTGTACTGAACTAAAGATACAGCACATTGAACAGAAATTAAACACAATAGctgaaaagattaaaaacaaccCATCAGTTCAAAACCACAGACTAGACAATATTTTAAGTGCATTAGACCATATTATTGCAGCAAATGAGGGTAGCAATCAAATACACAATTCTATGAAAGATTTCAAAAAGACAGAGAAAATTTCTTCTAATGCTAAGAATTTGTTGCAGCCTAGATTTAGACCAACTGTCAAAAAGCCTGGTCGGATCCCAAAACCCCGTCTAAGAAAACCAACAGAGGAAGAAATGAGGAACCTTCTTCCTAATGTCTCTGG ATCATCTCAAGACTCCACAGTGCCAGTTTCGTTGCCAGGACCATATGTGGCTCCGTATCCTCCCCTGAGACTGGTTCCACCGACAACCAATACACTTCCTACACAACCTGCACCACAGCAAAGTGTATTCAG TGTTGAAACTGGTTTGGGGCAGCCAACATGGATGAGAGTGCCTCCCTCTATGCTTGGTAGGAGGATTGTAACCACCATCAATGGCAAGAAACAGGTCATTGTGTTCACAAGAGAAGACCAAAGAAATG ATCCTGCAGACAAAGATGGGGTGTGA
- the LOC128167240 gene encoding chymotrypsinogen B-like, with product MTRFIRVSIVILFFSITDLSMVNAKRRKNKRIETRNSTLSLTTQPNGLTSNRENKILCEYYTQWTAWSRCNRKCEQTRVRRCNQPENCGSSVLKEKQSCRRKKGRCSTLSYKVIGFRRGNRLIEELLYDLLYEGWSQWGHCTRACRKRRFRKCKEHKICGNSYIQEERKCRSPGNVCGKKYFFNTFEPDRHSPSVTALSPRERAREQKAPLLVSTQGQCGVRPRGGYRIVGGKESIPHSWPWQVAILTKWKEQYCGGTLIAPGWVLTAAHCIRRKGHKRKVIVRVGEHEIHVDNKNEVDMKVEQDFPHKSFDYETITNDIALLKLRKPERIKDLVQYACLPEPEDKLADGTRCYIVGWGKQKNTHLLGSESLREAEVPIVSKKKCRKAFDYRIGEKQICAGLKKGGVDSCAGDSGGPLICPKIVNGTERWIVYGVTSYGEGCGQKGKYGIYTKVSHYLKWINRVIRNNS from the exons ATGACGAGATTTATCCGTGTTTCCATTGTTATTCTATTTTTCTCGATTACGGACCTATCAATGGTTAATGCAAAAAGG AGAAAGAACAAACGCATAGAAACCCGGAACTCAACCTTGAGTTTAACCACTCAACCAAACGGATTAACCAGTAACCGGGAAAATAAGATTTTGTGTGAGTATTACACCCAGTGGACGGCTTGGAGCCGATGTAACCGGAAGTGTGAACAGACACGGGTTCGGCGCTGCAACCAACCGGAAAACTGCGGCTCCAGTGTCCTGAAGGAGAAGCAGAGCTGTAGGAGGAAGAAGGGCCGGTGTTCCACCTTATCCTACAAAGTGATAGGATTCCGCCGGGGAAACCGCCTGATAGAGGAGCTCTTGTACGACTTACTGTATGAAGGGTGGTCCCAGTGGGGCCACTGCACACGTGCATGTCGTAAACGAAGATTTCGCAAGTGCAAAGAACACAAGATTTGCGGGAACAGTTATATTCAGGAAGAGCGCAAATGTCGCTCGCCGGGGAACGTTTGTGGTAAAAAGTACTTTTTCAACACCTTTGAACCAGACCGACACTCGCCGTCCGTCACCGCGCTCTCTCCCAGGGAAAGGG CTCGTGAACAAAAGGCCCCTCTCTTGGTTTCCACACAAGGCCAGTGTGGAGTGCGTCCGCGCGGGGGTTACCGCATTGTGGGCGGTAAGGAGTCTATCCCCCACAGCTGGCCATGGCAG GTAGCGATCCTGACAAAGTGGAAGGAACAGTATTGTGGGGGGACCCTCATTGCGCCAGGGTGGGTTCTGACTGCCGCTCATTGTATTCGACGAAAGGGCCACAAACGCAAGGTCATCGTCCGAGTCGGCGAGCACGAAATCCATGTAGACAACAAAAATGAAGTCGATATGAAAGTAGAGCAAGATTTTCCACATAAAAGTTTTGATTACGAAACTATAACGAATGACATCGCTCTTCTCAAACTCCGGAAACCGGAAAGAATTAAAGACTTGGTCCAGTATGCATGTTTACCTGAGCCCGAGGACAAGTTAGCTGACGGAACGCGTTGTTACATCGTGGGTTGGGGGAAACAGAAAAACACCCACTTATTGGGATCCGAGTCACTCCGAGAAGCGGAGGTTCCTATTGTTAGCAAGAAAAAGTGTCGCAAAGCATTTGACTACAGAATAGGCGAAAAACAAATCTGTGCAGGGTTGAAAAAGGGGGGCGTGGATTCTTGCGCCGGTGACAGCGGCGGGCCGCTTATATGTCCCAAAATAGTAAACGGGACGGAGAGATGGATTGTGTACGGGGTGACGAGTTACGGCGAGGGGTGTGGGCAGAAAGGGAAGTACGGAATCTACACCAAGGTGTCGCATTACCTCAAATGGATAAACCGTGTGATCAGGAACAACAGCTGA